From the Lolium rigidum isolate FL_2022 chromosome 2, APGP_CSIRO_Lrig_0.1, whole genome shotgun sequence genome, one window contains:
- the LOC124688171 gene encoding arabinogalactan protein 23-like encodes MEMKKIACAVLVAASATVALAAEAPAPAPGVAAGSAATGPALGAVLGATVLSFFAYYLQ; translated from the coding sequence atggagatgaagaagaTCGCCTGCGCCGTCCTtgtcgccgcctccgccaccgtggCCCTCGCCGCCGAGGCCCCCGCCCCGGCACCCGGCGTCGCCGCCGGCTCCGCCGCCACCGGCCCGGCCCTCGGCGCCGTGCTCGGGGCCACCGTGCTCTCCTTCTTCGCCTACTACCTGCAGTAA